The nucleotide sequence GCTGGAATTGCTCGGGCGCCATGAACGGCGGTGTACCGATCAATTTGCCGGTCTCGGTCCGCAGGTCGCTGTCCGTCGGCCGCGAGATACCGAAGTCGATCACTTTCGGGCCGTCCGCCGCCAATAGGACATTGCTCGGCTTGAGATCGCGGTGCACCACGCCGGCCCGGTGGATGTCGCGCAGCCCTTCGGCGAGTCCCGCGCCGAGCAGGATGAGTTCGTCGCCCTTGAGCGGACCGTTCCGCTTCACTTGTTCGGACAGGGTGGGACCGTCGATGAAGAGGGTGGCCATCCAGGGCCGCGGCGCCTCCGGATCCGCGTCGACCACGGGTGCGGTGAAGGCACCGCTCACCCGCCGCGCGGCGGCGACTTCCTGCCGGAAACGGGCCCTGAACTCGGAGTCCTGCGCATGGTCGGCATGAATGACCTTGACGGCGATGCGCATCCCCGAGGCCGATGTGGCCAGATGGACCACACCCATTCCGCCCGAGCCCAGACAGGACTCCAGCTCGTACCGCCCGGCATACTCCGGAAGTTCCGCTTCCGGGGCAGATCCAGTGTTGCGCAGTGGTGGCATTGCCCACCCCCGTGTGTTCGTGCACAAGCGCGACGCACCGACCTTAGTCGATGATGCGTGCGATCCAGCCATGGGTTGCTAGCCTGCGCGGCGCAGGGAGTACGCCATCAACGAGGGGGGACCTCATGGCTGTTGAAGAAGTCGAGAACACCACGGAAGAAGTCGGGACGCTGGCCGCCGAAGGGCTCGCGTCTCTTCGGTACCCGATTGCGCCGGGTTACGTGGTGAACGTGCGGAGCGGCCCCGGTACGAACTACGGAATCGTGCGCCGCCTTCCCGCCGGAACGCGTGTCCCGATCAACTGCCAGACACCGGGGACCACGGAAACGGGGCCCTACGGAACGTCGAACATCTGGGACAACATCGCCAACGGACAGTTCATCTCCGACGCTTTTGTGAAGACAGGCAGTGACGGATATTTCACCGTCCGCTGCGCCTGATTGGCGTGCGGCATGGGCACGGTAGTTCCCATGCTGACCAAGAGATCGATCTCGATGCTGGGCGGCGCAGCCGCCGCTGTGGTCCTGCTGATGACGACAACTCCGGCTGCGCAAGCCGCGGACACCGGAGCCGTGGGCGCCGGCTCAGCGGTCTTGTCCACTCACTATCCGCTCGCGCCGGGCTACCACGTGAACGTTCGCAGCGGTCCGGGCACCAACTTCGGTGTCGTCCGCATCCTTCCAGCCGGCACCCGCGTACCGATCAACTGCCAGACCCCGGGCACCACCGAGACCGGCCCCTACGGGACCTCGAACATCTGGGACAACATCGCCAACGGGCAGTTCATCTCGGACACCTTCGTGCAGACAGGCAGTGACGGGTACTTCACCGTCCGCTGCGCCTGACCACCCCCCTCCGCCCACCGGGGATAATCGACCCCGTGAGCGAGCACACCGAGCACCCCGAGCAGCACGACGTACAGAACGGGCATCCCGAAACCACCCGGGCCGCCGCCTCCGCAGCCGCGGGGGCGGACGGCTCGGGCGGCGCGGGCGGTCCCGTGCCCGAGACCCTGCGGTTCTTCGGGACCACCTGGCTCCGGCGCGACCGCGGCTACGCCGCGCGCCGTGTCGCCGTCGCCGTCGGTTCGCTCGTCACCGCCTTCGCCGCCTGTCTCGTCCTGCGGTTCGCCTACGACGGGATCGAGCTGGCGAAGGTCGGCTCCTTCGTCGGTTTGCTGGTCGTCGTGGTCTTCGCGGTGTGCAGCGCCGTCGCCTTCCGCAAGACCTGGGAGGGCTTCAGCCGCCGCCCCGCCGACCCCGCCCGTGAGGAATCGCTGCGCAGCTTCAAGGCCATCGGCTTCATCGGCTCGCTGATCGCGTACTTCCTCCGCTCCCTCTACGAGGCCCCGGGCGAGACCCTGCGCCGCAAGGAGTACGAGCAGGCCGTCGTCGAGTACGAGCGCCGGCGCACCACCCGCTCCGGCAACCCGGCCGCCCGACGCGGCGGCAGCGGCGGTGGCGCCAAGCGCAAGCGGGCCAAGCGCGGCTGACACCGGTCGGCCGGTTCGTCAGGATGGGCCGTATGACTGATCGCGCGCTCTCCTTCGACTCCGTCGCCGCCCAGTACGCCGCCGCCCGCCCCGGCTACCCGCCCGTTCTCTTCGACACCGTCGAGACCCTGGCCGGCCGGTCCCTCGCCGGAGCCCGCGTCGTCGATGTCGGCGCCGGTACCGGTATCGCCACCCGGCTGCTGCGCGAACGCGGCGCCCACGTCACCGCCGTCGAGCCTGGCCCCGGCATGGCGGCCCAGTTGCGTCGCGACCTGCCCGACGTACCGCTCGTACGGGGGACCGGCGACGCCCTGCCGCTCGCCGACGGCACGGCCGATCTGATCACGTACGCCCAGTCCTGGCACTGGACCGACCCCACGCGCTCCCTGCCCGAGGCGCTGCGCGTGCTGCGGCCCGGCGGCGCGCTCGTCCTGTGGTGGAACGTCGCCGACCCCGATGTGCCGTGGATCGCCGCGCAGGACGCCCGGCTCCGCAGCGTGGCGGGGGACGGCGCGCACGGCGGGCACGGCCCCCGCGCCGCGACACCGGACCGGCCCGCGGACGCGGGCTTCACCCGGCGGCGGGTGCACTGGACCCGCGAGGTGTCCCTCGACACCCACCTCGGCAACCTCGGCAGTCACTCCATCTTCCGGGTGCTCGGCGCCGAGGCCACCGCCGCCTTCCTCGCGGCCGAGCGCGCCGAACTGCTCAGCGTCTTCCCCGACGGAACCGTCGAGGAGGCGTACGCCGTGGAGTTGGCGGTCACGCGACGCGGCCCCGCGCCCGAGTAGCCCCGCGCCCGAGTAACCCGCCACCGGGTAACGCGTCCCCGACCGCCGCCCACCCTTGACGGCGTCCACCCCCGCGCGCATTATTCATCACATGATGAATTCTCCCGGGGCTGCCATCCATGCCCGCGGTCTCACCGTCCTACGAGGCGACCGCACCGTCCTGCGCGGCCTCGACTTCGCCGTACCCCCCGGCCAGATCACCGGTCTCCTCGGGCCTTCCGGCTGCGGCAAGTCGACCCTGATGCGCTCCGTCGTCGGCACCCAGGCCAAGACCACCGGCACCCTCGACGTCCTCGGCCTGGCGGCCGGTGACGCCTCACTGCGGGCGCGGATCGGCTACGTCACCCAAGCCCCGTCCGTCTACGACGACTTGACTGTCCGTCAGAACCTCGACTACTTCGCCGCCGTACTCGACCCCGGCCGGGCCCGCCGCGAAGCGCGCCACGAGAGCGTCACCCGCACCATCTCCGACGTCGACCTCTCCTCCCACGCCCAGTCCCTGGCCGGCCGGCTCTCCGGCGGCCAGCGCAGCCGCGTCTCCCTCGCCGTCGCCCTGCTCGGGAAGCCCGAACTGCTCGTACTGGACGAACCCACCGTCGGCCTCGACCCCGTACTCCGCCGCGACCTGTGGGACCTCTTCCACCGCATCGCGCAGGAGCGCTCCGCCACGATCCTCATCTCGTCCCACGTCATGGACG is from Streptomyces sp. NBC_00370 and encodes:
- a CDS encoding ABC transporter ATP-binding protein — its product is MMNSPGAAIHARGLTVLRGDRTVLRGLDFAVPPGQITGLLGPSGCGKSTLMRSVVGTQAKTTGTLDVLGLAAGDASLRARIGYVTQAPSVYDDLTVRQNLDYFAAVLDPGRARREARHESVTRTISDVDLSSHAQSLAGRLSGGQRSRVSLAVALLGKPELLVLDEPTVGLDPVLRRDLWDLFHRIAQERSATILISSHVMDEAERCHRLLLMRDGRILADDTPEALRARTGSDTVEDSFLHLVDEANALQESAR
- a CDS encoding SH3 domain-containing protein — its product is MAVEEVENTTEEVGTLAAEGLASLRYPIAPGYVVNVRSGPGTNYGIVRRLPAGTRVPINCQTPGTTETGPYGTSNIWDNIANGQFISDAFVKTGSDGYFTVRCA
- a CDS encoding class I SAM-dependent methyltransferase, which translates into the protein MGRMTDRALSFDSVAAQYAAARPGYPPVLFDTVETLAGRSLAGARVVDVGAGTGIATRLLRERGAHVTAVEPGPGMAAQLRRDLPDVPLVRGTGDALPLADGTADLITYAQSWHWTDPTRSLPEALRVLRPGGALVLWWNVADPDVPWIAAQDARLRSVAGDGAHGGHGPRAATPDRPADAGFTRRRVHWTREVSLDTHLGNLGSHSIFRVLGAEATAAFLAAERAELLSVFPDGTVEEAYAVELAVTRRGPAPE